A window of Mucilaginibacter robiniae genomic DNA:
ATTTAAGCAGAATCAAGAATATAGAGTCAAGAATCAAGAGCGCTGCTGAGTAATGAGGCATAATTTCAAAAACTTAAAGGTTTGGCAGCGATCAATGGATTTGACAGACTTAGCTTTTGATTTTTGTAAACAGTTGCCTTCTAATGAACGCTATAATTTAATTGATCAGATAAACAGATGTTCTTGTTCCATTCCTTCTAACATTGCTGAAGGGTCAGGAAAAAGAACACATTTGCATTTTGCTGAGTTTTTATCAACTGCTATATCTTCTTCATACGAATTGCAAACGCAACTATTAATTTGCCAGAGAAGAAGGTATGGCAACACTGAAATGTTAAATAACTGTTTAATGTTAGTAGAGGAGATTCAGAAAATGTTATTCTCATTCAGAGAGTATATATTGAGTGATACGAGTATTCGTCTTGACTCCTGATTCTATACTCTATATTCTAAGACCTATGGACGTACAAGAAATTAAACAACGCTTCGGTATTATCGGCAACTCACCCTTGCTGAACCGGGCGATCGATATAGCTAACCAGGTAGCGCCTACTGATATTTCGGTTCTGGTTACCGGCGAGAGCGGGAGTGGTAAAGAAGCTTTCTCGCACATTATTCATCAGCTGAGTGGGCGTAAGCACGGACCTTTCATTGCCGTAAACTGCGGCGCCATACCCGAAGGTACTATTGATTCGGAACTATTCGGGCACGAAAAAGGTGCTTACACTGGTGCTGTAGGCGAACGTAAAGGGTATTTTGAAACCGTAAACGGCGGTACCATATTTCTGGATGAAATAGGTGAGATGCCACTGGGCACGCAGGCGCGTTTGTTGCGCGTGTTGGAATCGGGGCAGTTTATTCGTGTAGGCTCTTCTAAAGTAGAAAAAACCAATGTGCGGGTAATTGCAGCTACTAACGTAGATGTATATGAAGCCGTAAAAGCCGGTAAGTTTCGTGAGGATTTATACTACCGTTTAAACACCGTACCCTTGCGCATACCGCCGTTGCGTGATCGTAAAGAAGATGTTTATCTGTTGTTCCGTAAGTTTTCAGCCGATTTTACAGCGAAATATCGCACACCGGCATTACAGCTGGATGAAAGTGCTCAACAGGTACTAACCAACTATTCATGGCCAGGTAACGTAAGGCAGCTGAAAAATATAGCAGAACAATTAGCTGTGCTTGAACGCGACCGTACTATTACGGCAGCCACCCTGCTGAATTATATTCCGCATGAAGCTGGGCGCAGCAATTTGCCTATGCGAGTAGAAAATCAGCCACGTGAGGATTTTTCAGAACGCGATATTTTATACAAGGTGCTTTTTGATATGAAGCGCGATATGGTAGAGCTAAAAAAGCTGGTGGCCGATATTATTGAGCATGGTGGTGTAAGTGGTGGCTATACCGGCAATCCGCAAACCTTGAATCATTTGTATCATGATCTGGAACTGCCTGCACGGCCTGAAACACAATTTACCATTCAGCAGCCCGTTATCAGTAATGCGAATAATAACAACAACCATAATGAACCGGTAATTACGCATGATGCGCAAGAGGTAGAAGAGTCGTTGTCATTAATAGAAAAAGAATCAGATCTGATACGTAAGGCTTTAAAAAAGCACAAAGGCAAACGTAAATTGGCTGCTCATGAGTTAGGCATATCAGAACGTACCCTGTACCGGAAAATAAAAGAATTAAATTTATAAACGTTGATTAAAAAGATTGCTTTTTGCTGGCTGGCCTTTATAGCTATAGCCGTTTGCACCTCTTGCAGTATTACCTTAAACGGTGCATCCATACCAGCCGAACTGAAAACTATTAATGTGCAATATTTTGAAAATACAGCACCCCTGGTAGTTGGTAACTTGAGCCAGACTTTTACAGAGGCTTTAAAAAACCGTATTCGTTCGCAAACCCGTTTACACGTGGTACAGGGCGAGGCTAATGCTACGATGGAAGGTGCTATAACGGGGTTTAGTTATGCGCCGGTAGCTATACAGGCTACTAATAGTAACACAGCGCCAAGGGCTACAGCTACACGGCTTACGATTACTGTGCATGTAAAATATAATTATCCGCAAGATAAAAAGGATAGTTATGAGCAGGATTTTAGCCGGTACACCGATTTTACAGGTGATATTAACTCGCAGGAGCAAGCACTGATTGCTATTGTTGTACAGCAGCTCACTGAGGATATTTTTAATAAGGCTTTTGCCAATTGGTAATCAATTTGTAGCTTCAACCACGTGGAACCTTCAATGCAAAATCCTGCCGCTTTGTTACGGCAGCTATTAATTAACCCGACCGATCATAGCAGTAAACGTATAGACGATTTGCAGCTGCTGATTAACGGCTTTCCACAAAGCGGGCTGTTAAGGGCATTGCTGGCTACTACCGGGAACGAACAGCATATTAAAGCGGCGGCAGTTTGGTATGGTGGTTCATCATTAGATAGAGTGATTAGCTCGCCGGGCAGTTTGCGTGCCGTAACTGATAGCCGTGTTATTAAGCTGGATAGAAAACCAGTGTCAGCACCTAAGCCGGAGCCGGTAATTGCTGAACCAGCAGCTATTGAGGAACCCATTGCTTCAGCTACGGTTGAGTTACCCGTAATACCACCAGCAGAAGCGCCTGATCACTATTATGAAGTAGTAGAGGCTGAAGAAGTAACCTTAGTACCACCTGTACCTGCTGAACCAAAAACAGCAGTTCCTGTTGCTGAACCTGAAACCAGTAAGCCGGAACCTGTAGAGCAGATGCTGCCTAAGCTACCAGCCGAGAAGCTGGAAGAAACGCAAAAACTCATTATTGAAAACATAGCATCCAGTAATTATTTCGTGTTTGACCAAGCTTTTACCGAGCGCAACCCGAATATGGTACCATCGGAAGAAGCACAGGATAAGCAGCCGAAAAATGATCAGGCTGTTGAAATCAAACCTCAGCCACATGCAGAAGAGGGTAAGGTAACCCCATATAATGATGCCGGTATGCCGTACAGCTTTTTGTGGTGGCTTGATAAAACCCGGCGTGAACATGCTGGTGTTTACCAGCCTTATACTGCACCTCAGCAGTCTGCACCGCAACCTAACCAGCCAGTACCTGGTGGACAGGTAAGTATCGCAGTTAAAGAAGTATTGCAGCAACGTGAACGTGAAGAAGCCATTATTGACCGTTTTATACAGGAAGAGCCTCAAATAAAACCGCCTAGCAGTGATAAGCTGGATAATGAAAATAAAGCCCGTCGCAGTTCTGAAGACCAAGATGAGTTGATAACCGAAACGCTGGCCCGCATTTATATCGACCAAACCCTATATTCCAAAGCAATAGCGGCTTATAAAATTTTAATGTTGAAAAATCCGGAAAAAAGCCGTTACTTTGCCAGCCAAATTGAAATGCTTTCAAAGAAAATTTAAACATATATGTATATCGTATTATTAATTGTGGCTATTCTGGTATGCGTGCTGTTAGCCATTATCGTTCTAGTGCAAAATCCTAAAGGTGGTGGTTTGTCTTCCAACTTTTCCAGTTCATCACAAATGCTGGGTGTACAAAAAACCGGCGACATTCTGGAAAAAGGAACCTGGGTATTGGCTATTGCATTAATGGTATTATCATTAGCTATTAATGTAGCTGTAAAAAGCGGAACTGCCAGCGCTACTGGTAGCTCAGAATATCGCGAGCAGATACAAAAAGCATCTAAGCCTAGCGGCGCTGTTAGTACCGGGCCACTAAGCCTGCCAAGTGCTACCAAACCGGCCGATACTGCCAAGAAATAATTACTATTTATATAAATAAAAAAGGCTTTAGCTAAATGCTAAAGCCTTTTTTATTTTGTGGCAGTCTGCCATACTGACAAGGCATAGCTGGCTATTGTTATAACTTCTTAACGCTAATTATATAAAGCTGACAATAAAACAGCTAATATCTGTCAAATAGCGGCTTAAACATGCATTGGCATAATTGATGTTGAAAAGCAATCGAAAACTATAATTTAATAATTATACTCTATACAATTATGTCATTAAACATTAAACCTATTGGCGACAGAGTAGTGGTAGAAGCTGCTCCTGCCGAAGAAAAGACTGCATCGGGTATCTTCATTCCAGATACCGCCAAAGAAAAACCTCAACAAGGAACTGTAGTTGCTGTAGGTGACGGCAAAAAAGATGAGCCTATGACCGTTAAAGTAGGTGATAACGTTTTATACAGCAAATATGGTGGCACTGAAATCACCATTGATGGTAAAGAATATTTAATGATGCGTGAAAGCGACATCTACGGAATTTTATAAGTAAAGATTGAAGGACTGAGAAATTGAAGGACTGAATAATATATCCTTTTTTCAAAATCAATCATTCAACAAATCAATAATCAATCATTTAAAAAAGACATGGCAAAACAAGTTAAATACAATGTTGAAGCACGCGACGCTCTGAAACGCGGTGTGGATATTTTGGCTAATGCGGTTAAAGTAACCTTAGGCCCTAAAGGTCGTAACGTAATTATTGACAAGAAATTCGGTTCACCAGCTATCACTAAAGATGGTGTTACTGTAGCTAAAGAAATCGAACTAAAAGATTCTTTAGAAAACATGGGTGCACAAATGGTGAAAGAAGTAGCTTCTAAAACTGCTGATATTGCAGGTGATGGTACTACTACAGCTACCGTTTTAGCGCAAGCTATTGTTACTGCTGGTATCAAAAACGTAGCTGCTGGTGCTAACCCAATGGATTTGAAACGCGGTATTGACAAAGCTGTTGCTGCAGTTGTGGCTAACTTGAAAGAGCAATCACAAACTGTTGGTGAAGACAATAATAAAATTAAACAAGTAGCTACCATTTCAGCTAATAACGATGAAGTTATTGGTACCTTGATTGCCGATGCAATGGGCAAAGTAGG
This region includes:
- a CDS encoding LptE family protein yields the protein MIKKIAFCWLAFIAIAVCTSCSITLNGASIPAELKTINVQYFENTAPLVVGNLSQTFTEALKNRIRSQTRLHVVQGEANATMEGAITGFSYAPVAIQATNSNTAPRATATRLTITVHVKYNYPQDKKDSYEQDFSRYTDFTGDINSQEQALIAIVVQQLTEDIFNKAFANW
- a CDS encoding co-chaperone GroES — encoded protein: MSLNIKPIGDRVVVEAAPAEEKTASGIFIPDTAKEKPQQGTVVAVGDGKKDEPMTVKVGDNVLYSKYGGTEITIDGKEYLMMRESDIYGIL
- a CDS encoding four helix bundle protein, with protein sequence MRHNFKNLKVWQRSMDLTDLAFDFCKQLPSNERYNLIDQINRCSCSIPSNIAEGSGKRTHLHFAEFLSTAISSSYELQTQLLICQRRRYGNTEMLNNCLMLVEEIQKMLFSFREYILSDTSIRLDS
- a CDS encoding sigma-54 interaction domain-containing protein; this encodes MDVQEIKQRFGIIGNSPLLNRAIDIANQVAPTDISVLVTGESGSGKEAFSHIIHQLSGRKHGPFIAVNCGAIPEGTIDSELFGHEKGAYTGAVGERKGYFETVNGGTIFLDEIGEMPLGTQARLLRVLESGQFIRVGSSKVEKTNVRVIAATNVDVYEAVKAGKFREDLYYRLNTVPLRIPPLRDRKEDVYLLFRKFSADFTAKYRTPALQLDESAQQVLTNYSWPGNVRQLKNIAEQLAVLERDRTITAATLLNYIPHEAGRSNLPMRVENQPREDFSERDILYKVLFDMKRDMVELKKLVADIIEHGGVSGGYTGNPQTLNHLYHDLELPARPETQFTIQQPVISNANNNNNHNEPVITHDAQEVEESLSLIEKESDLIRKALKKHKGKRKLAAHELGISERTLYRKIKELNL
- the secG gene encoding preprotein translocase subunit SecG, translating into MYIVLLIVAILVCVLLAIIVLVQNPKGGGLSSNFSSSSQMLGVQKTGDILEKGTWVLAIALMVLSLAINVAVKSGTASATGSSEYREQIQKASKPSGAVSTGPLSLPSATKPADTAKK